One window of Bacillus sp. THAF10 genomic DNA carries:
- a CDS encoding deoxynucleoside kinase: protein MNLRQKYGIPSNAVITIAGTVGVGKSTMTNALANALGFRTSFEKVDTNPYLDKFYADFERWSFHLQIYFLAERFKDQKKIFEYGGGFIQDRSIYEDTGIFANMHYEKGTMTQVDYDTYTSLFEAMVMTPYFPHPDLLIYLEGSLDDILSRIQERGRPMEQQTPVSYWEEMHERYEKWINNFHACPVLRLNINEYDVVKDQNSMEPIIEKVSHHMKQSQLLKK, encoded by the coding sequence ATGAACTTACGCCAAAAATACGGCATCCCATCCAATGCAGTGATAACCATTGCAGGAACGGTAGGAGTCGGTAAATCAACGATGACAAACGCCCTGGCAAATGCCCTTGGCTTTCGTACATCCTTTGAAAAAGTAGACACCAATCCATACTTAGATAAATTTTATGCTGATTTTGAGAGATGGAGCTTTCATTTACAAATATACTTTTTAGCCGAGCGCTTTAAGGATCAAAAGAAGATTTTTGAATATGGCGGTGGCTTTATTCAAGACCGCTCTATTTATGAGGACACTGGCATCTTTGCCAATATGCATTATGAAAAGGGAACCATGACACAAGTCGATTATGATACGTATACTAGCCTGTTTGAAGCAATGGTCATGACACCTTACTTCCCGCATCCTGACTTGCTTATCTACCTAGAAGGAAGCCTAGATGATATTTTATCCCGCATTCAGGAACGAGGCAGACCGATGGAACAGCAAACGCCCGTTTCTTACTGGGAGGAAATGCATGAGCGTTATGAAAAATGGATTAACAATTTTCACGCATGTCCCGTGTTACGCTTGAACATCAATGAATATGATGTAGTGAAAGACCAAAACTCCATGGAACCGATTATTGAAAAAGTATCTCATCATATGAAGCAGTCTCAACTGCTAAAAAAATAA
- a CDS encoding deoxynucleoside kinase translates to MHATPFITVEGPIGVGKTSLAKRIAEAFQYQLLKEIVDENPFLGKFYENIDEWSFQTEMFFLCNRYKQLEDIDHQHLQKNTPVVADYHILKNLIFAKRTLKDKQYEKYMQIYDILTSDMPRPNVIIYLHASLDTLLARIEKRGRDIEKKIDPLYLQQLSLDYDAEMDRLEEQYPSLPILRFNGDNCDFVNREEDLERIFQALKDTLQKGVNV, encoded by the coding sequence GTGCACGCAACACCATTTATAACAGTAGAAGGACCGATTGGTGTTGGAAAAACCTCGCTTGCGAAAAGAATTGCAGAGGCATTCCAATATCAGTTATTAAAAGAAATTGTCGATGAAAATCCTTTCCTAGGAAAATTCTACGAAAACATTGATGAGTGGAGTTTTCAAACGGAGATGTTTTTTCTTTGTAATAGATACAAGCAGCTAGAGGACATTGATCACCAGCACCTACAGAAAAATACACCTGTTGTTGCAGATTACCACATCTTAAAAAACCTCATATTCGCGAAAAGAACACTAAAGGACAAGCAATACGAAAAATACATGCAAATCTATGATATCCTGACCTCTGATATGCCAAGACCAAATGTCATTATTTATTTGCATGCTAGTCTGGATACCTTATTAGCGAGAATAGAGAAACGCGGCCGTGATATTGAGAAAAAAATAGATCCTCTTTACCTTCAGCAGCTCAGCCTTGATTATGATGCGGAGATGGACCGTTTAGAAGAGCAATATCCTTCTTTACCAATCCTGCGTTTTAACGGGGACAATTGTGACTTTGTGAACCGAGAAGAAGACCTTGAACGGATTTTCCAAGCTTTAAAAGATACCTTGCAAAAAGGAGTAAACGTCTAA
- a CDS encoding glycoside hydrolase family 18 protein — translation MQIHVVREGQNLSGIAQAYSTTPAEIIEANDLPNPDRLVVGQALVIPIVGRFYFVQQGDSIFSIARRFNTTPQRLIEINQLNPNAPLRVGLRLYIPPDSKREAEINAYVEPRGESVSQELQSSSRNAAPYLTYLAPFSFQVLRDGSLKEPPLTNLPQIAAAENVTLMMVLTNLEEDGFSDELGRIILNDMNVQNKFLNNIVTTAKKYNFRDIHFDFEYLRPADKEAYNRFLRKARDRFKQEGWLISTALAPKTKADQKGKWYEAHDYKAHGEIVDFVVIMTYEWGYSGGPPMAVSPIGPVREVLEYAITEMPSEKIMMGQNLYGYDWTLPFKPGGEFAKAISPQAAIELAADNNVAILYDTKAQAPHFNYQKEGKEHEVWFEDARSIQAKFDLIKELNLRGISYWKLGLPFPQNWLLITDNFNVVKNPTERQYYMY, via the coding sequence ATGCAAATACATGTAGTGCGAGAGGGCCAGAACCTTAGCGGGATTGCTCAGGCGTATTCCACGACACCTGCTGAAATTATAGAAGCAAATGATCTGCCAAATCCAGACCGGCTAGTGGTCGGGCAAGCACTCGTTATCCCAATTGTGGGACGTTTTTATTTCGTGCAGCAAGGAGATTCGATTTTTTCTATTGCCAGAAGGTTTAATACCACGCCACAAAGACTGATTGAGATCAATCAATTGAACCCAAATGCCCCTCTTCGTGTGGGGCTACGCCTCTATATACCACCTGATTCAAAACGGGAGGCAGAAATCAACGCCTATGTAGAGCCACGCGGAGAGTCCGTGTCACAAGAGCTTCAATCAAGTTCAAGAAATGCGGCCCCTTATCTGACCTATCTCGCTCCATTTAGTTTTCAGGTACTGCGGGATGGTTCCTTAAAAGAGCCGCCACTGACCAATCTTCCGCAAATTGCAGCAGCAGAAAATGTCACGCTGATGATGGTGCTTACCAATCTCGAAGAAGACGGCTTTAGCGATGAGCTTGGTAGAATTATCTTGAATGACATGAACGTGCAAAACAAATTTTTAAATAATATCGTCACAACCGCAAAAAAATATAATTTCAGAGATATCCATTTTGATTTTGAATACTTACGTCCAGCAGACAAAGAGGCCTATAACCGCTTCTTACGAAAAGCTCGCGATCGATTCAAGCAAGAAGGCTGGCTCATTTCCACAGCCCTTGCCCCAAAAACGAAGGCAGACCAAAAAGGAAAATGGTATGAAGCCCATGATTACAAGGCGCACGGGGAAATAGTCGATTTTGTTGTCATTATGACGTATGAATGGGGCTATAGCGGGGGTCCTCCGATGGCCGTCAGCCCGATTGGCCCAGTCAGGGAAGTACTAGAATATGCGATTACAGAAATGCCAAGCGAAAAAATTATGATGGGTCAAAACCTCTATGGCTACGACTGGACCCTTCCTTTTAAGCCTGGTGGAGAATTTGCTAAAGCAATTAGTCCACAGGCGGCAATCGAACTTGCAGCCGATAACAATGTTGCGATTCTATACGATACAAAGGCTCAAGCTCCCCACTTTAACTACCAAAAAGAAGGAAAAGAACATGAGGTGTGGTTTGAGGATGCCCGCTCCATTCAGGCAAAGTTTGACCTGATCAAAGAACTCAACTTACGAGGCATCAGCTATTGGAAGCTTGGGCTTCCTTTTCCGCAAAACTGGTTATTAATTACCGATAATTTTAATGTCGTGAAAAACCCAACGGAACGACAATACTATATGTATTAA
- a CDS encoding isochorismatase family cysteine hydrolase produces the protein MNQTALLIIDIINDFQFKHGNMLAEKTEAILPNIVALKKQMRRQNLPIIYINDHYSLWQADYLKIIEKCRNSLSENIITELSPDNTDYFLIKPKHSAFYGTALNTLLAHLKIKKLILTGIAGNICVLFTANDAYMREYQLIVPKDAIASADHNDNEYALTMMENVLKAEVKKTANFLLH, from the coding sequence ATGAATCAGACAGCATTACTTATTATTGATATTATCAATGATTTTCAATTTAAGCACGGAAATATGCTTGCTGAAAAGACCGAAGCCATCCTACCTAATATTGTAGCGTTGAAAAAACAAATGCGACGTCAAAACCTACCGATTATCTACATTAATGACCATTATAGCCTCTGGCAGGCAGACTATCTTAAGATTATCGAAAAATGCCGAAACTCACTTAGTGAAAACATCATTACTGAGCTAAGCCCTGATAACACAGATTATTTTTTGATAAAGCCAAAGCACTCTGCCTTTTATGGAACAGCCCTAAACACCCTGCTAGCACATTTGAAAATAAAAAAACTGATTCTAACAGGAATTGCCGGGAACATTTGTGTCCTCTTTACAGCAAATGACGCTTACATGCGAGAATATCAACTAATTGTTCCGAAGGATGCCATCGCCTCCGCTGATCACAATGACAATGAATATGCACTAACCATGATGGAGAATGTGTTAAAGGCTGAAGTTAAGAAAACAGCAAACTTTCTCCTACATTAA
- the tadA gene encoding tRNA adenosine(34) deaminase TadA codes for MQDEFFMKEAIKEAKKAEELLEVPIGAVLVLDGEVIARGHNLRETTQRSITHAEILVIDEACKRLNSWRLEEATLYVTLEPCPMCAGAIIQSRVKEVVYGAKDPKAGCAGTLMNLLQDERFNHRTEIRSGILEEECGELLSDFFRKLRQRKKEQKQQSIQES; via the coding sequence ATGCAGGATGAATTTTTCATGAAAGAGGCAATAAAAGAAGCGAAAAAAGCCGAGGAGCTGTTAGAGGTTCCTATTGGTGCGGTTCTTGTGTTGGACGGGGAAGTGATTGCACGTGGCCATAATCTAAGAGAAACAACGCAGCGCTCGATTACTCATGCGGAAATTCTCGTGATCGATGAAGCATGCAAACGTCTAAACTCATGGCGTTTAGAGGAGGCAACCTTGTATGTGACGCTTGAGCCATGTCCGATGTGCGCTGGGGCCATCATTCAATCGAGAGTAAAAGAGGTCGTCTATGGAGCAAAGGATCCAAAGGCTGGATGTGCTGGTACCCTGATGAATCTTTTGCAAGATGAGCGCTTTAATCATCGTACAGAAATACGTAGCGGCATTCTTGAAGAGGAGTGTGGCGAATTACTGTCGGATTTTTTCCGTAAGCTTCGTCAAAGAAAGAAAGAACAAAAACAGCAATCGATTCAAGAGTCCTAA
- the dnaX gene encoding DNA polymerase III subunit gamma/tau gives MAYQALYRVFRPQIFADVVGQEHITKTLQNALLQQKFSHAYLFSGPRGTGKTSAAKILAKAVNCEHAPVAEPCNECPACKGITDGSISDVMEIDAASNNGVDEIRDIRDKVKYAPSAVKYKVYIIDEVHMLSIGAFNALLKTLEEPPKHVIFILATTEPHKIPLTIISRCQRFDFKRITGESIVGRLGTVLDAQGIQAEPQALAVIARAAEGGMRDALSLMDQAISFSSGELTVQDALAITGSVSQSFMTEIVRGLDEKNVALALDSLHQIFQSGKDPARFLEDLIFYYRDMLLFKTAPNLEQILDRVQVDEAFKHFAETIPAETIYETIDILNKSQQEMRWTNHPRIFLEVAMVKLCQVESSPQKSADQDQVNLLQKKITLLENKVKELAAGNGGGGQSTQAAPKPQARSTGGARNGFKTATGRIQEVLKHATRPDLENIKNSWAQLLETLRKQNKVSHAALLTDSEPVAASNGAFVLKFKYEIHCKMASDEPVKQNLEQIILELTGKSFDMLAVPEQEWQHIRESFIRGQKDNEAGAEEEEDPFIEEAKKLVGPDLIEIKD, from the coding sequence GTGGCATATCAAGCATTATATCGTGTTTTCAGGCCGCAAATCTTTGCTGATGTTGTCGGTCAGGAACATATAACCAAAACCTTACAAAACGCCCTGCTTCAACAGAAGTTTTCCCATGCCTACTTGTTCTCAGGTCCAAGAGGAACAGGAAAAACAAGTGCGGCGAAAATTCTTGCAAAAGCAGTAAACTGTGAGCATGCACCTGTTGCAGAACCATGCAATGAGTGTCCAGCATGCAAAGGAATTACCGATGGCTCCATCTCAGATGTCATGGAAATTGACGCTGCATCTAATAATGGTGTTGATGAAATTCGTGATATTCGCGATAAAGTGAAATACGCTCCAAGTGCTGTAAAGTATAAAGTATACATAATTGATGAAGTGCATATGCTCTCTATCGGGGCCTTTAATGCGTTGCTCAAAACCTTAGAGGAGCCGCCAAAGCATGTCATTTTTATCCTTGCAACAACGGAGCCACATAAAATACCACTAACCATTATTTCACGGTGTCAGCGTTTTGATTTTAAACGAATCACAGGAGAATCGATTGTTGGCAGGTTAGGTACGGTTTTAGACGCGCAAGGAATACAAGCAGAGCCTCAAGCATTAGCAGTCATTGCAAGAGCGGCAGAAGGCGGAATGCGCGATGCCTTAAGTTTGATGGATCAAGCTATTTCATTTAGTAGCGGTGAATTAACTGTTCAGGACGCCCTTGCCATTACAGGCTCGGTTTCTCAGAGCTTCATGACCGAAATTGTAAGAGGCTTGGATGAGAAAAATGTAGCGCTTGCCTTAGATTCTTTGCATCAGATTTTTCAATCAGGAAAAGATCCCGCACGGTTTTTGGAGGATTTAATTTTCTACTACAGGGATATGTTGTTGTTCAAAACAGCACCCAATTTGGAGCAAATTCTTGACCGAGTCCAGGTAGATGAAGCATTTAAGCACTTTGCTGAAACCATCCCTGCGGAAACGATTTATGAAACGATTGATATTTTAAATAAAAGCCAACAGGAGATGCGGTGGACAAATCACCCGCGAATTTTCCTGGAGGTAGCAATGGTAAAGCTGTGTCAGGTAGAAAGTTCACCACAAAAATCAGCTGACCAAGACCAGGTAAACCTTCTACAAAAGAAAATTACCTTGCTAGAAAACAAAGTAAAAGAGCTTGCTGCTGGTAATGGTGGAGGAGGACAAAGCACACAAGCTGCACCTAAGCCACAGGCGCGATCTACTGGTGGTGCAAGAAACGGATTTAAGACTGCAACCGGTCGAATCCAAGAAGTCCTCAAGCACGCAACGCGACCTGATTTAGAAAATATCAAGAATAGCTGGGCCCAGCTTCTTGAAACGCTAAGAAAACAAAACAAGGTTTCCCATGCAGCTCTTTTAACAGATAGCGAGCCAGTAGCTGCATCCAATGGGGCATTTGTGTTAAAGTTTAAATATGAAATACATTGTAAAATGGCATCAGATGAGCCGGTGAAACAAAATCTCGAACAAATTATTTTAGAGCTTACCGGAAAATCATTTGATATGCTTGCCGTTCCAGAACAAGAATGGCAACACATTAGAGAATCGTTCATTCGTGGACAAAAGGACAATGAAGCTGGCGCCGAAGAAGAGGAAGACCCTTTCATCGAAGAAGCCAAAAAACTCGTTGGTCCTGATCTAATAGAAATAAAAGACTAG
- a CDS encoding YbaB/EbfC family nucleoid-associated protein: MRGGGMGNMQKMMKQMQKMQKDMAKAQEELAEKTMEGTAGGGMVTVVVNGQKEIIEVNIKEEVVDPEDIEMLQDLVLAATNDALKKMDELTNDTMGQFTKGLNMPGLF, encoded by the coding sequence ATGCGTGGTGGCGGAATGGGTAACATGCAAAAGATGATGAAGCAAATGCAAAAAATGCAAAAGGATATGGCAAAAGCACAGGAAGAGCTTGCTGAAAAAACAATGGAAGGTACTGCTGGTGGCGGTATGGTAACTGTTGTTGTAAATGGCCAAAAAGAAATCATCGAAGTAAACATCAAGGAAGAAGTAGTAGACCCAGAAGATATTGAAATGCTACAAGATTTAGTACTGGCTGCAACAAATGACGCTCTGAAAAAAATGGATGAACTGACAAATGACACAATGGGACAATTCACCAAAGGGTTAAACATGCCAGGACTTTTCTAG
- the recR gene encoding recombination mediator RecR, producing MHYPEPISKLIDSFMKLPGIGPKTAARLAFFVLNMKEDTVLDFAKALVNAKRNLSYCSVCGHITDKDPCYICEDQRRDRTVICVVQETKDVIAMEKMRDYNGLYHVLHGAISPMDGIGPEDIKIPELIKRLQDDEVQELILATNPNIEGEATAMYISRLLKPSGIKMTRIAHGLPVGGDLEYADEVTLSKALEGRREI from the coding sequence ATGCACTATCCTGAGCCTATATCAAAGCTGATTGATAGCTTTATGAAATTGCCAGGTATCGGCCCGAAAACAGCCGCACGTCTGGCTTTTTTCGTACTTAATATGAAGGAAGATACCGTACTCGACTTCGCAAAGGCACTAGTGAATGCCAAGCGAAACCTCTCATACTGCTCGGTTTGCGGACATATCACCGACAAGGATCCATGCTATATTTGTGAGGATCAACGGAGAGACCGCACTGTCATCTGTGTGGTACAAGAAACAAAAGATGTCATTGCCATGGAAAAAATGCGCGATTATAACGGGCTTTACCACGTCCTGCACGGGGCTATTTCCCCTATGGATGGAATTGGACCAGAGGATATTAAAATTCCTGAATTAATTAAACGACTCCAGGACGATGAGGTACAAGAGTTAATCCTTGCAACCAACCCAAACATCGAGGGAGAAGCTACTGCCATGTATATCTCTCGTTTACTGAAGCCCTCAGGAATAAAAATGACCCGTATCGCTCACGGACTACCTGTTGGCGGTGACCTTGAATATGCCGATGAAGTTACGTTGTCCAAAGCCCTAGAAGGAAGAAGAGAAATTTAG
- a CDS encoding YaaL family protein, with protein sequence MFFRKKDRLKKQFDAKLIETTEACKDRWTKQKNLVSKSVDPSEEVICQLKVAESKYLFLLREIRTRTIKK encoded by the coding sequence ATGTTCTTTCGTAAAAAAGACCGATTAAAAAAACAATTTGATGCAAAATTAATAGAAACAACAGAAGCCTGCAAGGACCGATGGACAAAACAAAAAAATCTTGTCAGTAAAAGTGTCGATCCTTCAGAAGAAGTTATCTGCCAATTAAAAGTAGCAGAATCGAAATATCTTTTCTTATTAAGAGAAATTCGAACACGTACGATAAAAAAGTAG
- a CDS encoding pro-sigmaK processing inhibitor BofA family protein — protein sequence MEPMFVIGLIGGLILLVLIVGTPLKPLQFAGHMVIKVIIGALFLFFLNAFGNSMGIHVPINFVTSAVSGLLGIPGVVALVIIQLYIV from the coding sequence ATGGAGCCTATGTTCGTCATTGGGCTAATAGGGGGATTAATCCTGCTTGTATTGATTGTAGGAACTCCTCTAAAGCCATTGCAATTTGCAGGCCATATGGTAATCAAGGTAATAATAGGTGCATTATTTTTGTTTTTCTTAAATGCTTTCGGAAACTCAATGGGAATTCATGTTCCGATAAATTTTGTTACTTCAGCTGTTTCCGGTCTTCTGGGTATTCCAGGAGTAGTCGCATTAGTCATTATTCAGCTATATATCGTATAA
- a CDS encoding sigma factor G inhibitor Gin, which yields MESTIHSSEGKMCIVCEEEKKRGIHLYTEFICTECETAMLQTDVKDPLYKFYLQQLKKITIPKIYS from the coding sequence ATGGAGTCAACCATTCATTCATCTGAGGGGAAAATGTGTATTGTGTGCGAAGAGGAGAAAAAACGTGGCATACATCTTTATACCGAGTTTATTTGTACCGAATGTGAAACAGCAATGCTGCAAACTGATGTGAAGGATCCGCTGTATAAGTTTTATTTGCAGCAATTAAAGAAGATTACCATACCGAAAATATATTCCTAA
- a CDS encoding aminotransferase class I/II-fold pyridoxal phosphate-dependent enzyme yields the protein MNQKKAPLFEGLKKHWEANPVSGHVPGHKYGQVFPEIGYSYFQEILKLDATEISGLDDLHDPEGMIDEAQRLAANYYGAEATFFLVNGSTVGNLAMILAACQRGSKVLVQRNCHKSILHGVELAGADPIFLSCETDSEVGVATHFSLKELREALDSVSGIEAVVLTNPNYYGHSYEMKEIIDLVHRYNVPVLVDEAHGAHFTVGEGFPNSALDCGADVVVHSAHKTLPAMTMGSYLHINGERVKKEKLAYYLKMLQSSSPSYPIMASLDLARYYLASFDKQAIQELLHDMEDLQLQIGKMPEIRVVVPKNKLLQKDPLKLVLRSTQGISGFSLQKLLEKEGIFVELADAKNVLLVLPLAINDRKQELLEKLTRAVLHQHEKTPEVEIVKLPTPPNGLGQLAIPLGEQENYKAVKCHLEEAVGKVAAESIIPYPPGIPVVLKGERVTASIVEYLKQLVELGARFQGNEQLYKGYMNIYKEKE from the coding sequence GTGAATCAAAAAAAAGCCCCATTGTTTGAAGGGCTCAAGAAGCATTGGGAGGCAAATCCGGTTTCTGGGCATGTGCCAGGTCATAAGTATGGACAGGTTTTTCCGGAGATTGGTTACTCATATTTTCAAGAAATTTTAAAGCTGGATGCGACGGAGATTTCTGGTCTAGATGATTTACATGATCCAGAAGGTATGATTGATGAGGCGCAAAGGTTAGCAGCGAATTATTACGGTGCGGAGGCTACATTTTTTCTTGTGAATGGCTCCACTGTTGGAAATCTTGCGATGATTCTAGCTGCTTGTCAAAGGGGAAGTAAGGTACTAGTGCAGCGCAATTGCCATAAATCTATTTTACATGGAGTGGAGCTTGCCGGGGCAGATCCTATTTTCTTATCATGTGAGACAGATAGCGAGGTAGGAGTAGCCACTCATTTTTCGCTGAAAGAACTGAGAGAAGCTTTAGACTCGGTTTCCGGCATTGAAGCAGTGGTGTTAACCAATCCTAATTATTATGGACATTCTTATGAAATGAAAGAAATAATTGATTTGGTTCATCGTTATAACGTACCTGTGTTGGTGGATGAAGCGCATGGGGCACATTTTACGGTGGGTGAGGGTTTTCCTAATTCTGCGTTAGATTGTGGTGCAGATGTGGTTGTTCATTCTGCTCATAAAACGCTGCCCGCGATGACGATGGGCTCTTATTTACATATTAATGGAGAGCGAGTAAAGAAAGAAAAGCTAGCTTATTATTTGAAGATGCTGCAATCGAGTAGTCCATCTTACCCTATCATGGCTTCCTTAGATTTAGCACGGTATTATCTTGCTTCCTTCGATAAACAAGCGATCCAGGAATTGCTTCATGATATGGAGGATCTTCAATTACAGATAGGAAAAATGCCAGAAATACGAGTAGTAGTTCCAAAGAATAAGCTGTTGCAGAAGGATCCGTTAAAACTAGTGTTACGTTCTACGCAAGGAATAAGTGGATTCTCGTTACAAAAGCTTCTGGAGAAAGAAGGAATATTTGTAGAATTGGCAGACGCCAAAAATGTTTTGCTCGTCCTGCCTTTGGCAATAAATGATAGGAAACAGGAATTGCTCGAAAAATTAACGAGAGCCGTTTTACATCAGCATGAAAAGACCCCTGAAGTGGAAATAGTGAAGTTGCCTACACCACCAAACGGGTTAGGTCAATTGGCGATTCCATTGGGGGAGCAGGAGAACTATAAGGCTGTAAAATGTCACCTAGAGGAAGCAGTGGGTAAAGTTGCGGCAGAGAGCATTATTCCATATCCACCAGGGATACCGGTTGTGTTAAAGGGAGAACGGGTGACAGCGAGTATAGTGGAGTACTTAAAGCAACTTGTGGAGCTTGGTGCTAGGTTTCAAGGAAATGAACAATTATATAAAGGATATATGAATATATATAAGGAAAAGGAGTAA
- the tmk gene encoding dTMP kinase codes for MKGLFITFEGPEGAGKTSVIQKLAEELQEIGYPVLLTREPGGIAIAEQIRNVILDCDNTEMDARTEALLYAAARRQHLVERVMPALRENKVVLCDRFIDSSLAYQGFARGIGVEDVLSINEFATEKMLPSLTVYFDIEPEAGLARIAANNKREINRLDQEKLDFHYKVKEGYDLVKEKYRNRFVDVDAAQDFHSVYEQTKNILISYLTENGY; via the coding sequence GTGAAGGGATTATTTATTACATTTGAGGGTCCAGAGGGAGCAGGGAAAACCTCTGTTATTCAGAAGCTAGCAGAAGAGCTTCAGGAAATAGGGTATCCTGTGCTGTTAACTCGCGAGCCAGGTGGTATTGCGATTGCAGAACAAATTAGAAACGTAATATTAGATTGCGATAATACCGAGATGGATGCAAGAACAGAAGCTTTGTTGTATGCGGCAGCACGCCGTCAGCATTTAGTGGAACGGGTAATGCCTGCACTAAGGGAAAACAAAGTGGTTTTATGTGATCGGTTTATTGATAGTTCCTTAGCGTATCAGGGTTTTGCGCGTGGAATAGGGGTGGAGGATGTGCTTAGCATTAATGAATTTGCTACAGAAAAGATGCTTCCTTCCTTAACTGTTTACTTTGATATTGAGCCAGAGGCAGGACTTGCGCGAATTGCAGCGAATAATAAACGTGAAATAAACCGTTTAGATCAAGAAAAACTCGACTTTCATTACAAGGTGAAAGAAGGGTATGATTTAGTAAAAGAAAAATATCGAAATAGATTTGTGGACGTGGATGCCGCGCAAGACTTTCATTCGGTTTATGAACAAACAAAGAACATCCTCATTTCCTATCTTACGGAAAACGGGTATTAA
- a CDS encoding cyclic-di-AMP receptor — protein MKMIMAVIQDKDSNRLMNALVENNFRATKLASTGGFLKSGNTTFMIGTEDVRVQKALDIIKDNCQHRQQLVAPVSPMGGNADSYVPYPVEVEVGGATVFVLPIEQFHQF, from the coding sequence ATGAAAATGATCATGGCTGTGATTCAAGATAAAGATAGTAACCGCTTGATGAATGCTCTAGTTGAAAATAATTTCCGGGCGACAAAGCTTGCAAGTACAGGTGGATTTTTGAAATCTGGAAATACAACGTTTATGATTGGGACGGAAGATGTTCGTGTTCAAAAGGCGTTGGATATTATTAAGGACAATTGTCAGCATCGTCAACAGCTAGTCGCTCCTGTCTCCCCTATGGGTGGAAACGCAGATTCCTACGTTCCGTATCCAGTTGAGGTGGAAGTAGGCGGCGCAACGGTGTTTGTCCTACCAATTGAGCAATTCCATCAGTTTTAA
- a CDS encoding YaaR family protein: MKISTDYRTNLDKGRTDQKAGSSSHLPFGEVMQKHANKLHHQQLHSLLANIDVAGNRLSNSRSLQDLAKYKTLIKRFMEESVEFGMNLNQSHHWTEDGQSRQLHLVKRVDEELIRLTESVMNQEESRINILSSIGEIKGLLINLYM, from the coding sequence ATGAAAATATCCACGGATTACCGTACAAATTTAGATAAAGGGAGAACAGACCAAAAGGCAGGTTCTTCTTCCCATTTACCCTTTGGTGAGGTTATGCAAAAGCATGCAAATAAGTTGCATCATCAACAGCTGCATAGCTTGTTGGCCAATATCGATGTTGCTGGAAATAGATTAAGTAATTCCCGCTCTTTACAGGACTTGGCCAAATACAAAACACTCATAAAACGCTTTATGGAGGAATCCGTGGAATTTGGGATGAACTTAAACCAATCCCACCATTGGACAGAGGATGGCCAATCACGGCAGCTACATCTAGTGAAGCGAGTGGATGAAGAACTAATTCGGCTTACCGAATCAGTGATGAATCAAGAGGAATCGAGAATAAACATATTAAGCAGTATTGGTGAGATTAAAGGTTTACTCATCAATCTCTATATGTAA